One window of the Sphaerochaeta associata genome contains the following:
- the purE gene encoding 5-(carboxyamino)imidazole ribonucleotide mutase has protein sequence MQTAKQRVALLLGSENDLSLVQPAIKALAELEIPYSVRILSAHRLGDEACQFASDARSEGFGVLIAAAGKAAHLAGTLASRTLLPVIGLPLSASLGGLDALLSTVQMPSGYPVATVAIDGAANAALLAAQILALSDSELLVRLDERRKAGQEAVREADRRIAKSFM, from the coding sequence ATGCAGACAGCCAAACAACGAGTTGCCCTCCTTCTTGGAAGTGAGAACGACCTAAGCCTGGTACAGCCGGCCATCAAGGCCCTTGCAGAATTGGAAATTCCCTACTCTGTACGGATACTCTCAGCCCACCGACTCGGTGACGAAGCCTGTCAATTTGCCTCTGACGCCCGAAGTGAAGGGTTTGGTGTTTTGATAGCTGCAGCGGGAAAAGCCGCCCACCTGGCAGGCACGCTGGCGAGTAGAACCCTGCTGCCGGTCATCGGGCTTCCTCTTTCCGCCTCCCTGGGTGGCTTGGATGCCCTGCTTTCCACGGTTCAGATGCCCAGCGGGTATCCAGTGGCTACAGTCGCCATCGACGGGGCGGCCAATGCAGCCCTGCTTGCCGCCCAAATACTGGCCTTGTCCGACTCCGAGCTGCTTGTGCGGCTTGACGAGCGAAGAAAGGCGGGCCAGGAGGCTGTGCGCGAAGCCGATAGGAGAATTGCGAAGAGCTTTATGTAG
- a CDS encoding C-GCAxxG-C-C family protein translates to MEQDYVDKAMLLRSKGYNCAQAVACTFCNEVGLPEQTLFSLMEGFGGGMGSHQGTCGAVSGAVAIVGLLTSKGSVEGGTKSLSYSRSSAILSEFSQKNGSLVCKDLLGDETGIVLRSCDGCVEDAVRLVHKMLQKAISENN, encoded by the coding sequence ATGGAACAAGACTATGTGGATAAAGCGATGCTGTTGCGCAGCAAAGGCTACAACTGCGCCCAAGCGGTGGCCTGCACCTTTTGTAATGAAGTCGGCTTGCCTGAACAAACACTCTTTTCGCTGATGGAAGGGTTTGGAGGCGGGATGGGATCTCATCAGGGAACCTGCGGAGCGGTAAGCGGGGCGGTGGCCATTGTAGGGTTGTTGACCAGCAAGGGCAGTGTAGAGGGTGGGACGAAGAGCCTTTCCTATAGCCGGTCGTCTGCAATACTATCGGAGTTTTCCCAGAAGAACGGCAGCCTGGTCTGTAAGGACCTGCTTGGAGATGAGACTGGTATTGTGTTGCGTAGTTGCGATGGTTGCGTTGAAGATGCTGTACGTTTGGTGCATAAAATGTTGCAAAAAGCGATTAGTGAAAACAACTAA
- a CDS encoding ABC-F family ATP-binding cassette domain-containing protein — MVKLSGITVAYGDRFILKDADFLIKSGDRIGLVGPNGAGKTTLLRVLAGEEQADSGQVLIDNNTVIGYFSQNVGEMQGRSALMEVIAGSGSVYEIGLELEALEHRMGDASQVFSDADMERYGQLQTEFLARDGYDLTQRSEEILTGLGIGPDRYHEPVEHFSGGWKMRIALAKILALNPDVLLMDEPTNHLDLESIIYLESWLASFKGDVVMTSHDRQFMTRICTRTVEVANGQVTSYSGDYDFYIREREIRREQLIATYNRQQARFAKDEEFIAKFAARASHASLVQSRIKALEKIERITLPAESKIMQVQFAPCQRSGDQVVVLKDLTKRWPKAQGGEHTVFENISGVVMRTNKIALTGINGAGKSTLLKVIVGLTEASSGEATLGASVNMGYFSQYSSDVLDPNKTIFEEVFDRVPMSTIPSIRSMLGSFLFSGDDVDKKIGTLSGGEKSRVMLACMLSVPVNFLVLDEPTNHLDIQSREVLLDALSRFEGTLMIVSHDRYFLKHLANRVFELDKGVLNIYEGDYAYYLHKSGRE, encoded by the coding sequence GTGGTAAAACTGAGTGGTATAACTGTAGCCTACGGGGATCGTTTCATTCTCAAGGATGCGGATTTTTTAATAAAAAGCGGTGATAGAATCGGGCTTGTAGGTCCGAACGGCGCCGGCAAGACGACCTTGTTGCGTGTGCTGGCAGGCGAGGAACAAGCCGACAGCGGCCAGGTGCTCATCGACAATAATACCGTGATCGGCTATTTCAGCCAGAATGTCGGTGAGATGCAGGGCCGAAGCGCCCTGATGGAAGTCATTGCCGGCTCGGGATCGGTCTATGAGATCGGTTTGGAGCTCGAGGCGCTTGAGCACCGTATGGGCGATGCAAGTCAAGTGTTCAGTGATGCCGACATGGAGCGTTACGGGCAACTTCAGACCGAGTTCCTTGCCCGCGACGGGTATGACCTGACCCAGCGAAGCGAAGAGATTCTCACCGGTCTGGGTATTGGGCCGGACCGCTATCATGAGCCAGTGGAGCACTTCAGCGGCGGTTGGAAGATGCGCATCGCCCTTGCCAAGATCCTTGCCTTGAATCCTGATGTACTGTTGATGGATGAACCCACCAACCATTTGGATCTCGAATCGATCATCTATCTTGAATCCTGGCTTGCAAGCTTCAAGGGTGATGTGGTGATGACCAGTCACGACCGCCAGTTCATGACCCGGATCTGCACCCGAACCGTCGAGGTGGCAAACGGTCAGGTCACCAGCTACAGCGGCGACTACGATTTCTACATCCGTGAACGCGAAATCAGGCGGGAGCAACTCATCGCCACCTACAACCGGCAGCAGGCCAGGTTCGCAAAGGACGAGGAGTTCATCGCCAAATTTGCCGCCCGGGCAAGCCATGCATCCTTGGTGCAATCACGCATCAAGGCGCTGGAAAAGATTGAACGCATTACACTTCCTGCTGAATCAAAGATCATGCAGGTCCAGTTTGCTCCCTGTCAGCGAAGCGGGGACCAGGTGGTGGTCCTCAAGGACCTGACCAAGCGCTGGCCCAAGGCCCAAGGCGGTGAGCATACCGTCTTTGAGAATATCAGCGGAGTTGTCATGCGGACCAACAAGATTGCCTTGACCGGTATCAACGGAGCGGGCAAGTCCACTCTTCTGAAAGTCATCGTCGGACTTACCGAGGCTTCCAGCGGTGAAGCCACGCTTGGCGCAAGTGTGAACATGGGATACTTCAGTCAGTACTCATCCGACGTACTGGACCCCAATAAAACAATCTTCGAAGAGGTCTTCGATAGGGTTCCCATGTCCACCATCCCCTCCATACGCTCGATGCTCGGCTCCTTCCTGTTCAGCGGTGACGATGTGGACAAGAAGATCGGGACGCTGAGCGGGGGAGAGAAGAGCCGGGTGATGCTGGCCTGCATGTTATCGGTTCCGGTCAACTTCCTGGTACTGGACGAACCGACCAACCACTTGGACATCCAAAGCCGCGAGGTGTTGTTGGATGCTCTCTCACGCTTTGAAGGAACGCTGATGATCGTCAGCCACGATCGGTATTTCCTCAAGCATCTTGCCAACCGTGTGTTCGAGTTGGACAAGGGTGTGCTCAATATCTATGAAGGAGACTATGCCTATTACCTGCACAAGTCGGGCAGGGAGTAG
- the amrS gene encoding AmmeMemoRadiSam system radical SAM enzyme — MKISCDFCYHRCTLEEGQSGLCSVRMVRQGELVTQAYGQLVALAVDPVEKKPLYHFLPGSKTLSLAMYGCNLHCNFCQNYTISQPSFMQNPAAEPVDGPALVSLAMERKCPSISFTYSEPLVWQDYMLEVASLAKAKGLATIMVTNGTFSEEALNRIFPLIDAYNIDLKGDEQFYRRVCKGSAKPVLDAIEYLVHRKAHVEVTTMVMESEHDTAHILTLANQLAVRGVQVWHLSRYFPRYLATEKATSETYMKQLLDAVSSSPIEYVYAGNSEQKQATCCPYCNSLLISDRRYVPVHPEKAFVGGRCSRCNRQIYGRWTS, encoded by the coding sequence GTGAAGATCAGCTGTGACTTTTGCTACCACCGTTGCACCCTTGAGGAAGGCCAAAGCGGCCTCTGTTCGGTGAGGATGGTTCGTCAGGGCGAACTAGTGACTCAAGCGTATGGTCAGCTTGTAGCCCTTGCAGTCGATCCGGTGGAGAAGAAGCCGTTGTACCACTTCCTTCCGGGAAGCAAAACACTGTCGCTGGCGATGTACGGCTGCAACCTGCACTGCAATTTCTGTCAGAACTACACCATCAGCCAACCCTCCTTCATGCAGAACCCGGCAGCCGAGCCTGTCGACGGACCGGCGCTTGTCTCTCTCGCCATGGAACGCAAATGCCCTTCGATCAGCTTCACCTACAGCGAGCCGCTGGTGTGGCAGGATTATATGCTCGAAGTTGCCTCTCTTGCCAAGGCCAAAGGGCTTGCAACCATCATGGTGACCAACGGCACATTCAGCGAGGAGGCCCTGAATCGGATTTTCCCCCTCATCGATGCCTACAACATCGACCTCAAGGGGGATGAACAATTCTACCGGCGCGTATGCAAAGGCAGTGCAAAACCTGTGTTGGACGCCATTGAATACCTTGTTCACAGGAAAGCCCATGTCGAAGTCACCACCATGGTCATGGAAAGCGAGCATGACACGGCCCACATCCTCACCCTCGCAAACCAGCTTGCCGTGCGGGGAGTGCAGGTGTGGCACCTGAGTCGATACTTTCCCCGCTACCTCGCAACAGAAAAGGCAACCTCAGAAACGTATATGAAGCAGTTGCTTGATGCAGTCTCATCTTCGCCCATCGAGTATGTCTATGCAGGGAATTCCGAGCAGAAGCAGGCCACCTGTTGTCCTTATTGCAATTCGCTCTTGATATCGGACAGACGATACGTTCCTGTGCACCCCGAAAAAGCATTCGTCGGAGGCAGGTGCAGCAGGTGCAACCGACAAATCTACGGGCGTTGGACATCCTGA
- the amrA gene encoding AmmeMemoRadiSam system protein A, whose translation MDRMVHKQLLSLAREAIAGTLTHNPTPLCERLKAENSLPFSLEMGCFVTLKTDKGDLRGCIGNLWGRGPLYQEIPALARQSAFSDPRFHPVTEEELPHLIIEISLLSSMRSIENWSDIRLGIDGVLLTHGYHRAVFLPQVAVEQGWDLPTMLSHLSMKAGLYPQAYLDAACSFEVFQAEVFGEDQL comes from the coding sequence ATGGACCGTATGGTACACAAGCAATTGCTGTCACTCGCCCGCGAGGCTATTGCAGGTACATTGACCCATAATCCAACACCGCTCTGCGAAAGGCTGAAGGCGGAAAACAGTCTGCCTTTCAGCCTTGAGATGGGCTGCTTTGTCACCCTCAAAACAGACAAGGGTGATTTGAGGGGATGCATCGGCAATCTGTGGGGCAGGGGTCCCCTTTATCAGGAAATACCGGCGCTTGCGCGCCAATCGGCCTTCAGCGACCCGCGCTTTCATCCGGTTACCGAAGAAGAGCTGCCTCACCTCATCATTGAGATATCCCTCTTGAGCAGCATGCGGAGCATCGAAAATTGGTCTGACATTCGCCTCGGCATCGACGGTGTTCTGCTCACGCACGGCTACCATCGGGCGGTTTTTCTACCGCAGGTTGCCGTAGAACAGGGGTGGGACCTGCCGACGATGTTATCCCATCTTTCCATGAAGGCAGGGCTCTATCCTCAGGCATACCTGGATGCAGCCTGCAGCTTTGAAGTATTCCAGGCGGAGGTCTTTGGTGAAGATCAGCTGTGA
- the amrB gene encoding AmmeMemoRadiSam system protein B, giving the protein MIRKALFAGSWYPADEQALRLLISESIETVLKNTTYQHCPYRFAVLPHAGLFYSKTGIAPFFAADLSNVRRLVVLAPSHYANLGMDTLASSPLDGMETPLGMLESQNLASAKAKYFSAIQSEHALEMVLPYIASLSHRPKVTLALISHFSQPQAVAAIADALVSELGQDEIKEGRTALIASSDFTHYGPRFGYTPYQSGAPLRVREDDLALSHLLCEGRIEEAFAFCSSKKSTVCGYAPAMVVSHIAGRMQSRGWVADYYTSLDISSSTDANFVAYSTILWR; this is encoded by the coding sequence ATGATACGCAAAGCACTTTTTGCTGGATCCTGGTATCCCGCCGATGAACAGGCACTCAGGCTCTTGATCAGCGAATCGATCGAGACGGTGCTGAAGAATACCACGTATCAGCACTGTCCTTACCGGTTTGCAGTCCTTCCCCATGCAGGATTGTTCTATTCCAAAACGGGTATTGCACCGTTCTTCGCCGCCGACCTCTCCAACGTCCGGCGTCTTGTCGTGCTTGCTCCGAGCCACTATGCAAACCTGGGCATGGACACCTTGGCCAGCTCTCCCCTTGATGGGATGGAAACCCCGTTGGGAATGCTGGAAAGCCAAAACCTTGCGAGTGCCAAAGCCAAGTACTTCTCTGCAATACAAAGTGAACACGCCTTGGAGATGGTACTTCCCTACATTGCAAGTCTTTCTCATCGGCCGAAGGTCACCCTGGCCCTCATCAGTCATTTTTCCCAGCCTCAAGCGGTTGCAGCCATTGCTGATGCGTTGGTCTCAGAGCTCGGACAGGATGAGATCAAGGAGGGCAGGACAGCCTTGATCGCCAGCAGCGATTTCACCCATTACGGCCCGCGTTTCGGCTACACCCCGTATCAGAGCGGAGCCCCCCTGAGAGTCAGGGAGGATGACCTGGCTCTCTCCCACCTGCTCTGCGAGGGACGGATCGAGGAGGCTTTCGCTTTTTGTTCATCAAAAAAGAGTACGGTATGCGGCTACGCTCCAGCCATGGTGGTCAGCCACATAGCCGGCCGCATGCAAAGCAGAGGATGGGTAGCCGATTACTACACGTCCTTGGACATCAGCTCATCGACGGACGCCAACTTTGTCGCCTATTCTACCATCCTGTGGAGGTAA
- a CDS encoding glycoside hydrolase family 3 N-terminal domain-containing protein, whose product MQQNRERAQQLLHSMTIEEKVAQLVSAWLEIREDGTFNVREYGQKEQRTGDVYQEVLGKGIGQLTRPFGTMANDPRKQAKAINKLQHYLVTQTRLKIPAMLHEECLTGAMIKGATVFPSALNYGATWDPDLIGRAASAIGDELRSLGIHQGLAPVLDVARDARWGRLEETFGEDPYLCGLMGISYVKGLQGPGRSPLATLKHFVGHSFSEGARNHAPVHCGMRELRNTFALPFEMVVRNANPGSVMPAYHDIDGIPCTSNYSLVTDLLKKQWGFDGLIVADYEAIVQLVNDHHVADDMAEAAALAFNAGMDIELPGFTVFKEGLIEALYRGLVTDEALDRSVLRILEEKLRQGVFEHPYIQEDAIDIGSAKNHALAREVAEKSLVLLKNDGTLPLKKGMKVALIGALADHPYAMFGGYAPPVHLQGSHGPKETVPALAKTIRTALEDVMGKEQVLFEPGCMLYESKMERAVFFPGDVNEQGGGTAHELSKDTSGIKRACEASSKADATILVVGDLAGLFGQGTVGEGLDASSLNLPGVQEQLMDEVLKTGKPVVVVLVSGRPYTMHAAVTDARAILSAWLPGEGGGEAIARTLVGLNNPSGRSPLSFPKSVGAMPYVYNHHKKAGGLPTQKQFGSLFPFGHGLSYTSFAWSDFQVEQNQIPNNGEFKVSLQVENSGKVGGDEVIELYIHDKVASIVRPVKELKAFARVSLEPGEKKKVLFTLPADLFSFIGERMERVLESGSFDLLVGKSSDDIVFASELSILGEHKVLPKSWRCLSSVSIVSVS is encoded by the coding sequence ATGCAGCAGAATAGGGAACGGGCTCAGCAGCTCTTGCACAGTATGACCATCGAGGAAAAGGTGGCCCAACTAGTATCTGCCTGGCTTGAAATACGGGAGGATGGAACCTTCAATGTTCGTGAATACGGACAGAAGGAGCAGCGTACCGGCGATGTATACCAAGAGGTGTTGGGCAAGGGCATCGGCCAGCTCACCCGGCCGTTCGGAACCATGGCCAACGACCCCCGAAAGCAGGCGAAAGCCATCAACAAACTCCAGCACTACCTGGTGACGCAGACCCGCTTGAAAATTCCAGCCATGCTCCATGAGGAGTGTTTGACCGGTGCGATGATCAAAGGGGCGACGGTTTTCCCTTCAGCCCTGAACTATGGGGCGACCTGGGATCCTGATTTGATCGGCCGCGCAGCTTCGGCCATCGGTGATGAACTGAGAAGCCTGGGCATCCATCAAGGGCTCGCCCCGGTTCTGGATGTCGCCCGTGATGCCCGTTGGGGCCGTCTGGAAGAGACCTTCGGAGAGGACCCGTATCTGTGCGGGCTGATGGGTATCAGCTATGTGAAAGGCCTGCAAGGGCCCGGCCGTTCTCCCTTGGCAACGTTGAAGCACTTTGTCGGCCACTCGTTCAGCGAGGGGGCTCGCAACCATGCTCCGGTACACTGCGGGATGCGCGAGCTCCGCAACACCTTCGCCCTTCCCTTTGAAATGGTTGTACGCAATGCAAATCCGGGTTCGGTGATGCCTGCCTACCATGATATCGACGGCATTCCCTGCACCAGCAATTACAGCCTGGTAACCGACCTGCTGAAGAAGCAATGGGGCTTTGACGGCTTGATCGTAGCCGACTATGAAGCTATCGTGCAGCTGGTCAACGACCACCATGTCGCCGATGATATGGCCGAGGCGGCTGCTTTGGCGTTCAATGCCGGCATGGATATCGAACTTCCCGGTTTCACCGTCTTCAAGGAGGGACTCATCGAAGCCCTGTATAGGGGTCTGGTGACCGATGAGGCGCTGGACCGGTCGGTTCTCAGGATTCTTGAGGAGAAACTGCGCCAAGGTGTGTTCGAGCATCCTTACATCCAGGAGGATGCAATCGACATCGGGTCGGCGAAGAATCATGCGCTTGCCAGGGAAGTGGCGGAAAAGTCGTTGGTGCTGTTGAAAAATGATGGTACGCTGCCCTTGAAGAAGGGAATGAAGGTCGCACTCATCGGAGCTCTTGCAGACCACCCGTATGCAATGTTCGGCGGGTATGCTCCTCCGGTGCATCTGCAAGGTTCCCATGGTCCGAAGGAAACCGTCCCTGCATTGGCTAAGACCATACGGACGGCCCTGGAAGACGTGATGGGAAAAGAACAGGTGCTGTTTGAACCTGGTTGCATGCTCTATGAGAGCAAGATGGAACGCGCCGTATTCTTCCCCGGCGACGTCAATGAACAGGGTGGCGGGACAGCGCATGAGTTGAGCAAGGATACGAGCGGGATCAAACGTGCCTGCGAAGCAAGCAGCAAGGCCGATGCAACCATTCTGGTCGTCGGGGACCTTGCCGGTCTGTTTGGACAAGGTACGGTCGGTGAAGGTTTGGATGCCTCCAGCCTCAATCTCCCCGGTGTGCAGGAACAGTTGATGGACGAAGTCCTGAAGACAGGTAAACCGGTGGTTGTAGTGCTTGTAAGCGGCAGACCCTATACCATGCATGCAGCAGTCACTGATGCACGTGCCATTCTCTCTGCCTGGCTACCCGGAGAAGGCGGGGGTGAGGCGATTGCCAGGACGTTGGTCGGGTTGAACAATCCGAGTGGGCGCTCTCCTCTCTCGTTCCCGAAATCGGTCGGTGCGATGCCGTACGTATACAATCATCACAAGAAAGCCGGCGGCCTGCCGACCCAGAAGCAGTTCGGGTCCTTGTTTCCCTTCGGACATGGTCTGTCCTACACCAGCTTTGCCTGGTCGGACTTCCAGGTCGAGCAGAATCAGATTCCCAATAACGGAGAATTCAAAGTGAGTCTGCAGGTTGAGAACAGCGGGAAGGTCGGCGGAGACGAGGTGATTGAGCTGTACATTCACGACAAGGTGGCCTCGATCGTCCGCCCGGTGAAGGAGTTGAAAGCATTCGCCCGTGTGAGCCTTGAACCCGGAGAAAAGAAAAAGGTGCTCTTCACCCTCCCTGCAGACCTGTTCTCCTTCATCGGGGAACGGATGGAACGGGTGCTTGAAAGTGGAAGCTTCGACCTGTTGGTCGGTAAAAGCAGTGATGATATTGTATTTGCAAGTGAGCTCTCCATCCTTGGAGAACATAAAGTACTTCCCAAATCGTGGCGCTGTCTCTCCTCTGTTTCGATTGTCTCTGTGTCCTGA
- a CDS encoding carbohydrate ABC transporter permease encodes MKSLKASTNITKTIIYVVCIFLSILSIFPFWLMFVNATRSTFQIQQNSVALFPSTFLLSNWKILNGKSFNAAVGFMNSMLVSSGATLCAVYFSSLTAYALVAYTWKLRQPFFSFILAIMMIPAQVTGIGFYQMMYRIGWVNSLWPLILPSIAAPAMVFFMRQYLMATLSLDIVNSARIDGAGEFYTFNRIILPIMKPAMATQAIFTFVINWNNLFIPTIILTRREKYTMPIMVSLLRGDIYKTEYGSVYLGLALTVLPLFIVYFLLSKYIIAGVALGALKE; translated from the coding sequence ATGAAGAGCTTGAAGGCATCTACGAATATCACCAAGACGATTATCTATGTCGTCTGTATTTTCCTCTCGATTTTGAGCATCTTCCCGTTCTGGCTCATGTTTGTGAATGCAACCAGAAGTACGTTCCAGATACAGCAGAACTCGGTTGCCTTGTTTCCTTCCACATTTTTGCTCAGCAACTGGAAGATTCTCAATGGCAAGAGCTTCAACGCAGCAGTCGGATTTATGAACTCCATGCTGGTAAGCAGCGGGGCTACGCTTTGTGCAGTCTACTTCTCCTCGCTTACCGCATACGCCTTGGTTGCCTATACCTGGAAGCTTCGTCAGCCCTTCTTTTCCTTCATTCTGGCCATCATGATGATCCCGGCCCAGGTCACCGGCATCGGTTTTTATCAGATGATGTACCGAATAGGATGGGTCAACAGCCTCTGGCCCTTGATTCTCCCCTCCATTGCAGCCCCTGCCATGGTGTTCTTCATGCGCCAGTATCTTATGGCCACCTTGTCGTTGGATATCGTGAACTCAGCCAGGATCGACGGGGCGGGGGAGTTTTACACCTTCAACCGCATCATTTTGCCGATTATGAAGCCGGCGATGGCAACCCAAGCGATTTTTACGTTCGTCATCAACTGGAACAATTTGTTTATCCCCACAATCATTTTAACGCGCAGGGAGAAGTATACGATGCCGATCATGGTGAGCCTTCTGCGCGGTGATATTTATAAAACCGAGTATGGTTCGGTCTACCTGGGCTTGGCCCTTACGGTATTGCCGCTGTTTATCGTCTACTTCCTGCTCAGCAAATACATAATTGCAGGCGTTGCACTCGGTGCACTGAAGGAGTAG
- a CDS encoding carbohydrate ABC transporter permease: MHKKGINYAKYGYYFSIPFVLAYLIFSLYPTIYTVIIGFTDLRGLGRTSFTFLSDPFENFKSILANDTFKKSVVNTAVIWIMNFIPQILLALLLTAWFTNRRFKVKGQGAFKVLIYMPNIITAATIAILFNSLFGYPKGPVNDLFISLGLLDAPANFHMQIWTSKGVVAFIQFWMWYGNSMIVLIAGVLGINPTLFEAAEVDGATPTQIFFKITLPRLKTILLYVLITSMVGGLQMYDIPKLYLWGGPDNATLTANVFIHNQAFSGSYLYNRAAAASMLMFLIIVVLSIAMFYLMRDRGEQKLRRQERARLRALKQEASV; the protein is encoded by the coding sequence ATGCATAAGAAAGGCATCAACTATGCAAAGTACGGGTATTACTTTTCCATTCCTTTCGTGCTTGCCTATCTGATTTTCTCTCTCTATCCCACCATTTATACGGTAATTATCGGCTTCACCGACCTCAGGGGCCTCGGACGGACCTCGTTTACCTTCCTTTCCGATCCCTTTGAGAACTTCAAATCGATTTTAGCCAATGACACCTTCAAGAAATCAGTGGTCAATACTGCGGTCATCTGGATCATGAACTTCATTCCCCAGATACTGTTGGCCTTGTTGCTTACCGCCTGGTTCACCAACCGTCGGTTCAAGGTTAAAGGCCAGGGGGCTTTCAAGGTACTGATTTACATGCCCAACATCATCACCGCCGCTACCATCGCCATTTTATTCAACTCGCTTTTCGGCTACCCCAAGGGTCCTGTAAACGACCTGTTCATCAGCTTGGGGCTCCTCGATGCCCCTGCCAACTTCCATATGCAGATATGGACTTCAAAGGGAGTCGTTGCCTTCATCCAGTTCTGGATGTGGTATGGAAACTCCATGATCGTGCTTATTGCAGGGGTGCTTGGGATCAACCCGACCCTCTTTGAGGCTGCCGAGGTGGATGGAGCCACCCCGACGCAGATATTCTTCAAGATTACGCTTCCCAGACTGAAAACCATTCTGCTGTACGTCCTGATCACCAGCATGGTCGGAGGCCTTCAGATGTACGATATTCCCAAGCTCTATCTGTGGGGAGGGCCGGACAACGCCACCCTTACCGCAAACGTCTTCATCCACAACCAGGCCTTCAGCGGCAGCTATCTCTACAATCGTGCCGCTGCGGCGAGCATGCTCATGTTCCTGATCATCGTCGTCCTCTCCATTGCCATGTTCTATCTGATGCGTGACAGGGGCGAGCAAAAACTCAGAAGGCAGGAACGGGCACGCTTGCGTGCACTGAAGCAGGAGGCATCGGTATGA